In the genome of Quercus robur chromosome 3, dhQueRobu3.1, whole genome shotgun sequence, one region contains:
- the LOC126718139 gene encoding uncharacterized protein LOC126718139, producing the protein MSDWGPVVIAVVLFVLLSPGLLFQLPGRNKVVEFGNMQTSGLSILVHTIIFFGLITIFLIAVGVHIYTG; encoded by the coding sequence ATGTCGGATTGGGGTCCAGTGGTGATAGCAGTGGTGCTGTTTGTGCTGTTAAGCCCAGGGCTATTGTTTCAACTTCCCGGGAGGAACAAAGTGGTGGAGTTTGGGAACATGCAGACAAGTGGGTTATCCATACTCGTCCACACCATCATTTTCTTTGGCCTCATAACTATCTTCCTCATCGCTGTTGGTGTTCACATATATACTGGATGA
- the LOC126718140 gene encoding uncharacterized protein LOC126718140 yields MSDWGPIFVAVVLFVLLTPGLLFQVPGRNGCVDFGNFQTSGASILIHSLLYFGLICTFLLAVKVHLYLG; encoded by the coding sequence ATGTCGGATTGGGGTCCAATTTTTGTGGCTGTGGTGCTATTTGTACTCTTAACTCCGGGTCTGCTCTTTCAAGTGCCTGGGCGCAATGGGTGTGTCGATTTTGGTAACTTTCAGACGAGTGGTGCATCCATACTGATTCATTCCCTACTTTACTTTGGTCTCATTTGCACCTTCTTGTTGGCTGTCAAGGTTCACCTGTACCTTGGTTGA